Part of the Triticum aestivum cultivar Chinese Spring chromosome 4D, IWGSC CS RefSeq v2.1, whole genome shotgun sequence genome is shown below.
CTCGCAGAAACCCTGACCAAAATGGCATGGTGCTCCCGCGCCTGGCTCACGCTGTTTCTTCTTGCGTGTTGTGCCCTTGTGCAGAGGTCCTACGGCTCGAGACTGTCTCCCCGGGAGCCGAAGAATCCCGGGGTCCTGTCTCCACCGATGATTCACGGCGCCGTCGAGACGGAACCACGCCGCCGCGATGATGGGGCGACCGAAGTCCGGCCGTCGACGGTGAAGGGTACGACTGGTCATCATGGAGCAGACGCTGACGGTGGTGGTGAGTCGTCGGAGCAGAGGAAGGGTTCAAGGCCGCCGGTGCTGCAGCAGGCGCTGGGAAGGATGTTGGGTTCGAAGCTGGCGCGGCGGATCCTGGGAGGGGAGGCGGAGGACTCGGCGGCCGGGCCGTCGTGCCACTCCAACAACGCGCACATCACCTGTGCCCCGCCGGCGCAACACTGACCGGGCCGGGTGCTTCTTGCAGTAGTCCGGGAGCTAGCTAGTCCCAGCTGATTCCTTCGTGCCTTGATGCCTCCCTGTAAATTAACAGTAGCTCTTTCGATCTTGTTCTTCCAAAAATGTGAACCTTTCGTTATTGATGATACAGTATATCATAGTAGTTCACTCGTGACCCGCCAGTCAAGACAGTCCCTATAGTCTCTCATTCCATTTGACTCTTAAGTACAGTATTTATAACTTGCAAAGGTGGTCGATCCTCATGCAGATGCATGGAGAACGTATATTGTTGTCTTTTATAGAAGCCGTCACTTTCCATGATTGCGTGTGAAGAGAAAGTCCGCAGCACTCCAGCTGAGTCCAAACTCCAGTTGCACGAATGCGCGCACACGTACGTGTTAATTAGTAGGGTAGGTGAAGGCAGACATGATGCCAGGCAAAGTCCAAACCTACGTATATACTGAGCAATTCCGAAAGAAGAAACGGCCGACAAAGCCGTAAGTTTGACGACGCTGTCATGGAAAGTAATTAAATATGCCCAGTTTCCGTGGACGACTGACTGACTGATTGTCTGTCTTGATCTTGTCTTTGATTTCCTGTGCCTCAGTGCGTGATGTGAACAGGACGAAAAGGTTCCTCCCTTTCGTACGTTTCTGGCTACGATTCCGAATCCATCATACGTGGATGATTTTTTTTAATACAGTACAATCACGATGCTTGTGCGAATGTAGTTCTAAATTATATTATTTTGCTACGTATAACTTATATTTTATCAGTTAAAATGATGGTCAAAATGTGACACGAAATACGAGGGAGATTTGTAAGTGTTATACACACGTACATTTCGTCCGTAACCTTGTATAACTTCATCTGTAATGATATCGTTCGTTCATCCATGCTCATAGTTTCCTTCTACTTTTTTTAGGGTAGTTTCCTTCTACTTTTTTTAGGGTAGTTTCCTTCTACTTTTAGCATGCATATCTTGACCTTTTTGCACCCCCTCTTTTCGTAAGTCGCGCGGTGAGCGAGGTGCTTCCGTGTAAAGGGCCGAGTAGACATATATAGATGCTTTCTCGACCGGTCTCTGCTCCAGCCGGCCACACGCTACACCAGTTTCCGAGAATATACCTAATCGGCGTGCATTTTGGCATCTAGTAGTACTTAGcatagggatgtaagtggcaaataaatggcGTCCACAATCCCgtttagttagtttttgctagttTGATAATGCATTTCCCTCAAAGAAATAGAAAACCTTTTTGAACTATCATATCATAAGTGGACTTTAAACAGGATTAAACGGGACCGGTTTACATCCCTAACTTAGCTGCTTGTGAGAAAACTCACTAGTGCTGACTAATACTCCCACCAGTGCCGAAACTCACTACTCGGTGCTCCGTCAGCTGTGACGACATCTAGGAGTACTATATGCTCGTATACTCTGTGGTAGCGTGCGGGTGCACATAGTCAAACATGGGCGTGCGCGACATGCGACCTCAGTTTACCCACCATATGATTATAGTATAATTagctctgcatgcatgcatgcagtgtgAAACCTATGCAATGCAATATCCGCCGACCAACAGCCCATTGTATATACTACTTCGCACGCTGGGGATGCTGAGATGCAGCACTTTTACAGCTCA
Proteins encoded:
- the LOC123099488 gene encoding uncharacterized protein → MAWCSRAWLTLFLLACCALVQRSYGSRLSPREPKNPGVLSPPMIHGAVETEPRRRDDGATEVRPSTVKGTTGHHGADADGGGESSEQRKGSRPPVLQQALGRMLGSKLARRILGGEAEDSAAGPSCHSNNAHITCAPPAQH